The following proteins are encoded in a genomic region of Bacillus sp. FJAT-22090:
- a CDS encoding DUF1572 family protein, which produces MSNSTNFHADFIRNIRSKLEELKSDTKKAIMQMEEESICWSPNEQSNSVDVLVKHMSGNLISRWTDFLTTDGEKKDRDRDSEFESTIESREELLKVWENGCDAFFKAIDSIEEKHLLQTIYIRNKPHTVLEAIIRSITHISIHVGQVIYIAKQVTPEDKWTTLSIPKRKDKK; this is translated from the coding sequence TTGTCAAATTCAACTAATTTTCATGCTGATTTTATTCGAAATATACGGTCAAAATTGGAGGAATTGAAAAGTGATACAAAGAAAGCGATCATGCAAATGGAGGAAGAATCCATTTGTTGGTCACCAAACGAACAATCAAATAGTGTAGATGTACTGGTGAAGCATATGAGTGGAAACTTAATTTCTCGTTGGACAGACTTTTTAACAACTGATGGAGAAAAAAAAGACAGAGATCGTGATAGTGAATTCGAAAGTACGATAGAATCACGGGAAGAGTTGCTTAAAGTGTGGGAAAATGGGTGTGATGCATTTTTCAAAGCGATAGACAGTATAGAAGAAAAACACTTACTTCAAACTATTTATATTCGCAATAAACCACATACTGTTTTGGAAGCAATCATTCGGAGTATTACACATATTTCAATTCATGTGGGACAGGTAATATATATAGCCAAACAAGTTACACC